A single Marinitoga aeolica DNA region contains:
- a CDS encoding flagellar hook assembly protein FlgD: MINGINNTKNFINPLQKKDNEPKKDLDKDAFLKILMTQLKYQDPTNTMDDKEFIAQMSQLSSTEQIMNMSKSFQQMVSSQMSLFKVQTSNLIGKNVVVENNKINLTGGFSDAIIYNLEKPTKVYVDIYDNKDNLVYTKDLGIQEEGMKTFNWDGRGTNGVGLPDGEYKYEVYTYKNGKKEKIGGLDGGKVDAVQFEDNKFYVLVNGHKYSTDNIIEISEI; encoded by the coding sequence ATGATTAACGGAATAAATAATACAAAAAATTTTATAAATCCACTACAAAAAAAGGATAATGAGCCTAAAAAAGACTTAGACAAGGATGCTTTTTTAAAAATTTTAATGACACAACTAAAATATCAGGATCCTACGAATACTATGGATGATAAAGAGTTTATAGCTCAAATGTCTCAATTATCTTCAACAGAACAAATTATGAATATGAGTAAATCCTTTCAGCAAATGGTTTCATCTCAAATGAGTTTATTTAAAGTTCAGACGTCTAATCTAATTGGTAAGAATGTAGTTGTAGAGAACAATAAAATTAATTTAACAGGTGGATTTTCTGATGCTATTATTTATAATCTTGAAAAACCAACTAAAGTATATGTAGATATTTATGATAATAAAGATAATCTGGTTTATACAAAAGATTTGGGGATACAAGAAGAAGGAATGAAAACATTTAATTGGGATGGAAGAGGAACAAATGGTGTAGGTTTACCTGATGGCGAATATAAATATGAAGTTTATACATATAAAAATGGGAAAAAGGAAAAAATAGGTGGTTTAGATGGGGGCAAAGTAGATGCTGTTCAATTTGAAGATAATAAATTCTATGTTCTTGTAAATGGTCATAAATATAGTACAGATAATATTATTGAAATATCAGAAATATAA